The DNA segment GCGATTTCATATCGCGCCTGCGACGACCATCGGTCATCCCCCAACGCGTCGGCCAGCGCCGCGAGGGAAGAAAGCGGCAGTCCCTGCTGTATCAGCGGTACCAGATTATCCAGAGCGATGCGGCGGTGGGCTTCAGGCCCACCCGCCAGTGCGCGAGCATAGGCGCGGGCGGCGCGAAGAGGGTCGCCTGAGAGGAACCAGCAGTGGCCGATAAACACCTGTGCCGCCGAAGCATACTCAGAGGCCGGAAACGCCTCCATGTAAGCGATGAAGGATCTCGCACAGGCAGAGTAATCGCCGCGCACAAACAAGCAGCGTCCTTGCATGAATCGGAACACCTGATGGTCCGAAACCGGAGCATCGGGACGTCGGTCCATCTGTACGAAGAGCGACTCCGCAACCACGTAGTCGCTGTCCGCAAAGGCGGCCACCGCCCGGTCGAACTGCGCCCGCAGCCCGGCATCGCGTGATTGCAGGGCTCTCCCTGTCGGCCACTCGACGCACGTCCCCGTGGCAGTGAGGGCCAGAAGGAGGAACAGGGTCGTTGTCAGGTACCGCCGCACCGACCAACAGATGAGTGCCACTCGCATGCTGAACAGAATTGGGAGGGCGAAGCTCCTGTTCATCCTGAGCGAAGCGTGAGGGCTGAGCCGCTGTTCACCTGGATCAGCAAGACGGCTCGGCCCGTTCGCTCCACTCAGGATGAACAGGAGCTTCGCCCTCCCGAGAAACACGGCTCGTTCATCACATTCGATGGTCTAAAGGGAGTACTTCCCAAAATCCTCGGGGTTGATGTTGCGCAGCCTCTCCTTGAGGGCCTCGGGATCGTACTTCTCAACGGTACCGGAATCGGCGGGGCGCGTCTGAAAGAGATCGCGTCGCACCAGGATTGGCGCTCCTGCCTTGAGCGCGAGGGCGATGGAGTCGGACGGCCGGGCATCGACCTCAATTTTGGCACCGTCTCTGGCCAACACGATCTTGGCAAAGAAGGTTTGATCCTTCAGGTCAACGACTTGGACACTCTCCACTCTCGCTCCCAGTTGGGCAATCATGCCGTTGAGCAAATCGTGTGTGAGCGGCCGTTTCGAGGTCACGCCGGAAAGCTCCATGGCGATGGCCCAAGCCTCGAAGTGACCGATCCAGATCGGCAGTATCAGGTCCTCATCCTCCGGGGAGAGCACGACGACCGGCGAATTGGAGGCAACATCGAGGGCCAAGCCGTTGATCTTGGCTTTGACCATCACCACTGCATCGGATTCCATGGATCAGGTGCCCGTCTTCTTGACCACCCAGACTTTCAACTTGGCCGTCACGTCGCGATCGATCTTCACATCCACTGTGTACACACCCAGCGCCTTGAGCGGTTCCTCAAGAAGAATATCCCGACGATCGACCTCAAAGCCCTTCTCCTCCAGAAGTTCAGCGATGTTGGCGGCGGTCACGGAACCGAAGACCTTGTCCTCTTCGCCCACCAGCACCTCGGCGGTGCACGAGGTTTTCTCGATCGCCAGCCGGATCCGCTCCGCCTCACGGAGACGCTTGCGGTCCCGTTGCTCCTTCTGCTTGCCCACCTGGTCGATCGAGCGCAACATCCCCGGCGTGGCGGGGATCGCCAGGTTACGGGGAATCAGGTAGTTGCGCGCAAAACCGTCCTTGACGGTCACGACCTCGCCGCAACGGCCGACGTTGTCGATATCATCACGCAATATGATCTTCATTCGCTCTTTCTCCCCTTTGGCGAGGGTGCCTCCCCGGGTCGGCGTGCAGTCCCGGCACGGTCACCTGTGATGATCACTTGTATGTCTCCGCCACGTAGGGGAGCAATGCCAGATGGCGGGCCCGTTTGATCGCCCGCGTCAGCCGACGCTGAAACAACGCC comes from the Candidatus Zixiibacteriota bacterium genome and includes:
- the rplI gene encoding 50S ribosomal protein L9, producing MKIILRDDIDNVGRCGEVVTVKDGFARNYLIPRNLAIPATPGMLRSIDQVGKQKEQRDRKRLREAERIRLAIEKTSCTAEVLVGEEDKVFGSVTAANIAELLEEKGFEVDRRDILLEEPLKALGVYTVDVKIDRDVTAKLKVWVVKKTGT
- a CDS encoding bifunctional nuclease family protein, with amino-acid sequence MESDAVVMVKAKINGLALDVASNSPVVVLSPEDEDLILPIWIGHFEAWAIAMELSGVTSKRPLTHDLLNGMIAQLGARVESVQVVDLKDQTFFAKIVLARDGAKIEVDARPSDSIALALKAGAPILVRRDLFQTRPADSGTVEKYDPEALKERLRNINPEDFGKYSL